From Alteromonas sp. BL110:
TTTAAATAATCCTTCTTTAGACAAGATGTTCTCTTCTCTGTCAAAAGAATTGTCAGGAAAGCAAGTTTCCGAATGCAAGACTGCGCTAACGAGTTTGCAGACGGATGAAACAATTAGGAAGGCAGATACGATAGTTTTAGCTATGCACTGGCACAATGACTTCATTTCGTACCTCTTAGATTCGATTAAGCAAATAAAAGAGCTTAACGAAACGGTTAATATACTTGTTATCAGTGGAAAATCATTCGCAACGGAAGTACCGTTGATGTTATTCAACTCTTATGAGTCAGAAAAAGAGTTGTCTAGCATAGCTTATGCGCACATTCCTACTTCGTCTGACTACAACTATGAACTGCAACATAAACAGCTCTTCGCAAACCAGTCGACGCTAGGATACGACTATATAAACCTATTCGACTTCTTCTGTAACCAAAGTCAGTGCCAAGTTGCTGATCAGGATTCAAATGTATATTTCTACGACAAAAATCATCTAACGAGATTAGGGGTTAAGAGGCTAGGTGAAAAGCTTGAACAGAGTAAGTTTATTAAGCAATTAACCACAGTAAATTAATTCTTCACAAAGGATATCCAACTCTTTTGGTATCAGCCAACTATTCCATGGCTACTATCAGTAGCGAAAGGGCTCAGGAAAAATCCCTCTAGAGCTTATAGAGGTGCAGTCGGGCGCGTAGAGAAAAAGTAAGAGAGAGCGCTATACGCTAACGAAATAAATATAAGCAGAGCTTTGGCTCTGCTTTTTTGTACTTGGGGATATAAAGGCTCTATTACCTACAACAATCGAAACCACAATAGCAGGTTGTCCATTCGAGGTAAGGAAACCTCTTAATAGGCCTGACGAGCGTTGCTTGTTGGAAATCGCGCTATCGGCAAGGTTAATTGTTGAATTATTGGTATGCATTGTTGCTACTTACTTTATTGCTATGCTTTTACATCAGGAGCTTATTCGCAATTCCTTCATATAAGATCCTATATAAAATTTTTGCTATACTGCGCCGCTGTATTTCTTAACCTTAAAAGTCATAAAATTGAGCTTATTCATTTCCCTAATTCGCAACGCACTTGGCGGTGTTATCGCCTTGCTTGATTTAATTACTCGTGGCAGAAAACTTAAACGATTGCCACAAGAACAACAGCAGGTTGAAAAAGCCGTACAAGAATTAACACTTTATCAATTTTTTGCATGCCCTTTTTGTATTAAAACACGCCGCGCTATGTATAAAATGAATTTGCCTATTCGTAAGCGCAGCGTATCGAGTGGGTCACCGTATCGTAATGAATTGGCGCAAGGCGGAGGAAAAGTGAAAGCCCCTTGCTTACGCATACAAACTGCTGAAAAGGATATTTGGTTGTACGAGTCTTCAGAAATTATTAAGTATTTGCAGCAACGCTTTCAGTAAGTTATTTATGTTAGCTGCTTAAAGGCTTGCAAAGCCAGCGAGAAGGTAAGTACCACGAATAGAGTGATTTATCTAAACCCCAGAAACGAAAAAAGGCGAGCATCCTGCTCGCCTTTTTCCGAAAGAACTTAAACTTAATTAGTTAATAATTAAGCTAATGCGCCTTTAGCCGCTTCGACTAGTGCGCTGAAAGCTGCTTTGTCATGTACTGCGATGTCGGCAAGGATCTTACGATCGATTTCAACAGACGCTTTCTTCAAACCGTTAATGAAACGGCTGTATGACATACCATTTTGACGAGCAGCAGCATTGATACGTGCAATCCATAGTTGACGGAATTGACGCTTGCGCTGACGACGGTCACGGTAAGCATATTGACCAGCTTTAGTTACAGCTTGTACCGCTACGCGATATACACGTGAACGTGCGCCGTAATAACCTTTTGCCTGCTTGAGGACTTTTTTGTGACGAGCACGTGCGATAGTGCCGCGTTTTACTCTAGCCATTAATCAGTCTCCTAAGTCTTATACGTAAGGCAACATGCGCTGAACCAATTTGGTATCAGAGTCATGAACCAGTTTTTTGCCACGAAGGTGACGTTTACGCTTAGAGCTCTTCTTAGTCAGAATGTGACGTAAGTGAGACTGTTTGCTTTTAAAGCGGCCAGAACCCGTTTTCTTGAAACGTTTGGCGGCACCGCTTACAGTTTTCATTTTAGGCATTGCTAAAACTCCGCATTGTTTAATATCGGTATTTTTCGTGTTGCAGTCACTTCATACCGGCTAATGTTTAGCAGCAAGGTGTTTAAGGGTGCAGATTCCTTAAAACTTTAGACCGTTACTACTTCTTATTTGGGGCTAGCACCATGATCATCTGACGGCCTTCCACACGACGTGGGAAAGACTCGCATGTAGCGATCTCTTCTAAATCCGTTTTAACGCGGTTTAGCAAATCGATACCGATGTCTTGGTGCGCCATTTCACGACCGCGGAAGCGGATCGTAACTTTGGCTTTGTCACCACCTTCAAGAAAGCGACGCAGGTTGCGCAGTTTTACCTGGTAATCGCCTTCATCAGTGCCAGGGCGAAATTTAATCTCCTTGACCTGAATTTGCTTCTGTTTTTTCTTCTGCTCTTTTTGAGCTTTACTTTTTTCGAAGAGGAATTTGCCATAGTCCATAACTTTACAGACTGGCGGCTCGGCATTCGGACTGATTTCTACTAGA
This genomic window contains:
- a CDS encoding glutathione S-transferase N-terminal domain-containing protein, with the protein product MSLFISLIRNALGGVIALLDLITRGRKLKRLPQEQQQVEKAVQELTLYQFFACPFCIKTRRAMYKMNLPIRKRSVSSGSPYRNELAQGGGKVKAPCLRIQTAEKDIWLYESSEIIKYLQQRFQ
- the rplT gene encoding 50S ribosomal protein L20, which produces MARVKRGTIARARHKKVLKQAKGYYGARSRVYRVAVQAVTKAGQYAYRDRRQRKRQFRQLWIARINAAARQNGMSYSRFINGLKKASVEIDRKILADIAVHDKAAFSALVEAAKGALA
- the infC gene encoding translation initiation factor IF-3, which translates into the protein MKGANNKAQGDKARINDEIKAREVRLIGKDGEQVGVVSLADATRAAEEASLDLVEISPNAEPPVCKVMDYGKFLFEKSKAQKEQKKKQKQIQVKEIKFRPGTDEGDYQVKLRNLRRFLEGGDKAKVTIRFRGREMAHQDIGIDLLNRVKTDLEEIATCESFPRRVEGRQMIMVLAPNKK
- the rpmI gene encoding 50S ribosomal protein L35, which produces MPKMKTVSGAAKRFKKTGSGRFKSKQSHLRHILTKKSSKRKRHLRGKKLVHDSDTKLVQRMLPYV